The genomic stretch ACAGTTGGAGAGTGAAGACTGCATAGTTCGATGGACGCATAGGTGGGTGGGTGCGTGTATCAGTGAGTGGACAGATCAATGGGCTAATGGGTAGGTGGACTGATGGATGGGTGGTTGGAGGGTGAGGACTGCACGGGCAGACTGATAGATGGATGTACAAGtggatggttgggtggatggatggaggattGAACAAGGCAGAAAGGAAGCTACAGGTACAGGTGCACAGGTGGGATCCAGATCCCCCAGTACATCCTGGGAGTAGGAATCATATTTTACTGGGGCTGAGCCAGGTCTTAGACAAAGCCACCACTCAGGTCCTCTCCCTCAGGCACATCTTGGACTCAGCTGAGACTCTCCCAGCCAGGCTGGTCACCTCCCAGCTCCCACTCTCCTACTCCTGTCCCCAAGCCTTTGCCCAAGACAGAGCCCCCAGccctggatggatggatggatggatggatggatggatggatggatggataaatgggtaggtggatggatggctgtgtgggtggatgaatgagtgaatagatgggtgatggatggataggtgatggatggatggatggatggatgggtggatgggtgggtgggtggatggatgatggattgatgggtggatgaatagatgggtaggtggatggatggtgaaTGGATGGctgatggatagatgggtgggtagatggatgggtgtgtgaacagatgagtgggtgggtggatgggtgagtgggtggatggattggTGAATGGATAGGTCGGGGGGTGGGTGAGTGAATAgatgggggatggatggatggatggatggatggatgatggatggtcAGTGGATGGatagtgggtgggtggatgggtgggtgatgAATGGATGGGGGTGggtgatggatggatgagtgatgaatggatgggtgagtgggtggacgggttggtgaatggatgggtggggggatgggtgagtggatggatggatggatggatggatgacagacagatggtgggtggatggatgatgggtgggtggatgggtaggtgatgggtggatgggtgatgAATGGATGGGGGgtgatgaatggatgggtgagtgggtggataaGTGGTAGGtgaatagatgggtgggtgggcagCTGGGTGAGTGAACAGATGGGTgatgaatggatgatggatggatggatgatggatggatggatggtgggtgatggatggatgggtgagtgggtggatgggtgagtgggtggatgggtgagtgggtgaatgggtgatggatgggtgagtgggtggatgggtgagtgggtggataggtgagtgggtgaatgggtgagtgggtggatgggtgagtgggtggatgggtgggtgatggatggatggatggtgggtgagtgggtgaatgggtgagtgggtggatgagtgggtgatgggtggatggaagaTGGAGGTCTGCAACCCTGAGTCCTCTGTGGGAATCCTCAGGTTGGGAGGCAGTCAGAGCCATAGGAGGCACTGAGTCCAGGTGGGTCGCCCATACCTAGGCCTTGTACAGACACCTACACAATCCTACACCACAGTCTTCTTCAACaggtatttattaagcacctcctGTGTTCCAGGCCCAATGCTGGGTATGAGGACACAGCCAGGACCAAAGCTAAGTTGCCTACACAACTGGAAGGCACCACGTAATGTCTCAAAATTAGTGAACAACTAAGACAGTTCCACTGGTGATAAGCATGAATCAGACTTGGGGCTGGGGACAGTGTCAGGAAGGCTGGTGGCCAGGCTGGAAACCCCTGACTAGGgactggaggaggagaaggagctgCCAGAAGATACAGGAAAGGTGAAGATCCCAGGGCAGGAATGTGTTTGAAGGATTCAGGACAGCAAGGTCATCTGCGCACACCCGTTCCCCCACCCCGAGGAGGGGCTCACACAGACCCCCAGCATCCGCACGGATAGTACCTCTGGTCCTGATATAGGTTGGACTCCATTCTGAACGTGGTCTCCTCCTCGTCCTCAGCCCTGCAGAGATAAAGGGAAAGGTGGAAGGGGGCGGGAGAGGAGAAAGGGGGCGGTAAAGGGAAGGAAGCGGTGTGACCGCCTCAGCCTCTGTCCCAACCTCCCAGCCGGGGCTCATGAACCCCAGGACGCAAGGAAGGGCTGGGCTGCCTGGCTGGTTGTCTTGGGGAGGGAGGCGGGTGCAGGCCCGGGATCTGGGCTCTGAGAGTAGGGGTTGGAGGAGCAGCAGGGAAATGGGAGACCTTCGGACTTCGAGGCTGGTGATGGGGGTACCAGAGAGGGTTgggaagctgggggtgggggcagggctgtgGGGGCAGCGGGGTGGGGGCGGGCACCCACCTGGCCTTGGAACACCAGAGGCGGTTGGCCAGCAAGACCAAATAGACGATGAACAGGAAGCCGACTACCGCAGCCAGGCCCACCAGCCACGGCTTCAGGCGATGCTCCGTGGCTGCAGGAAGTTGGGGAGGTTCGACTCAGAGGAAGGAAAGGGCAGAAGACCCCCATTCCCCCACCACCCTagcaaggagagagagaaggtcaCTGGGGGTGCTCCGACAGAGGGGGTATTGGAAAGGGACGGAGCTTCAGCGACCTGGATGGCGTAGGGGGGTCGGGAGGGTTTAGAGAGGGGGAGGGTACCTTACCAGAGTGGGAGGGAGCCTGggggcccagagaggggaggggCTTATAAAAGAAGGGGGGCTTAGAGGGGACGGAGTTTACAAATCAGGAGGGCTCAGAAGGGGCGGGGCTTATAATGCAGGCAGAGGCTCAGGGGGAGGGGCTTATAAAGGAGGACCTCAGAGGGGCGGGGCTTATGACAAAGGAGTGGCTCAGGGGTGGGGTTTATAAAGGAGAACAAGCTCAGAGGAGGGGCTTATGAAGAAGGAGGGGGCTGAGATGGGGAGAGGCTTGTGAAGAGGGTCTCAGATGGGGAGGGCTTATAAAGAAGAGTCTGGGGGGTTGGGGCTTACAACAGAGGAGCTGTTGGGGGGAGCTTATAAAAGGAGGCAGAGGCTTAGCGGGAGGGGCTTATAAAGGAGGAGCTCAGAGGGGAGGTGCTTATAAGGGGAGAGGGTCTCAGAGTGGGAGGGGCTTATAAAGGCGGCAGAGGCTCAGGAGGAGGGGCTTATAAAGAAGGGGGAGCTCAGAGGGGAGGGGCTTACAACAGAGGAGGGGCTCAGGGAGGGGTCTATAAAGGATGAGTGAGAAGGAGGGGcttacagaggaggaagaggcTCAGATGGGGAGGGGCTTGTGAACTAGGGGGCTCAGAGTGGGAGGGGCTTGTAGAGGAGGCAGAGGCTCAGGGGGAGGGGCTTATAAAGGAGAAGGAGCTCAGCGGGGAAGGGCTTACAGAGGAGTCAGAGGCTCAGGGGGAGGGGCTTATAAAGAAGGAGGAGCTCAGAGGGGAGGGGCTTACAGAGGAGGAGGGGCTCGGGGAGGGGTTTATAAAGGAGGAGGCGTGAGAAGGAGTGGTTCACAAAAGAGGAGGGGACTCAGATGGGGAGGGGCTTGTAAAGGAGGCCCGAGCTCAGAGTGGGGCCGAGCTCAAGGGGGGGGGGTTCAGCCAGGTGTGCTCAGAAGGGCTGGAGAGGGGAAAGGCTCGGGTAGGCGGTGGGGGGTCCCTTACAGAGGAGGGCAGAGCCCAGCGAGGGGGAGGCCGGGCGGTACTGCGGGGGTTGAGAAGGGCCTCCAAGccactcttccttttcttcctgcccCCTCTCCTTTTTCTCGCCATGGAAAATTGGGAGATGGTGATCACCTGACCAACTCCCCCATCCCGCGACGCCCCCTCCCGCCCCCCTGCACCTACCCTGCTGGGCCTCCACcggggagaggagcagaaactCCAGCACCAGAAGGGCCCCCAGGGTCTCCATGACGGTCGAGTGAGCCAGCAGCCAGCCAGCGGCGGTCCCGGGTCGGCGTCCACAGGTTTGGTGTGGGCGAGGCCCTGCCTCCCCGTGATAAGGCACAGAAGGTCCCGGGGCGGGGGATGCATGAGACCTGGGAGCGGGGCCCGCCCCTGGCACCACCTGGTTGGGCatcctgcccctcccctgccatCTCCTGCCCCATCGCTCTCCCTCCGGGAGGCCAGACTCTGGACCTGTGTAACAATTAACTGAGGGAGTCCCTCCTCCCTGCACCCTGCCCTGGGGACCATCAGCCTCAGGGCCACCCCTTCGTGATCCCTGCTGCAGGGGCTGAGCTGAGATGGCTGCGACCTCCCGTCCCGGCCCAGGCCCCCTGCCACTCTGGACACAGGGGGAACTCACAAATACAACTGGAATATCTTAAGAAGGGTGGGCCCCACTGGGCCCCAcccagtgcctcacacctgtaatcccactacatTGAGAGGCCAACGCGGGCGGATCCTTGAGCCCAACCTGGGCA from Pan paniscus chromosome 20, NHGRI_mPanPan1-v2.0_pri, whole genome shotgun sequence encodes the following:
- the SMIM24 gene encoding small integral membrane protein 24, yielding MPNQVVPGAGPAPRSHASPAPGPSVPYHGEAGPRPHQTCGRRPGTAAGWLLAHSTVMETLGALLVLEFLLLSPVEAQQATEHRLKPWLVGLAAVVGFLFIVYLVLLANRLWCSKARAEDEEETTFRMESNLYQDQSEDKREKKEAKEKEEKRKKEKKTAKEGESNLGLDLEEKEPGDHERAKSTVM